From the genome of Solanum pennellii chromosome 6, SPENNV200:
tatatatctttttttgtcTATGTACATTTGTATAACAGCTTGTTGAAAGTGggattttttatctttttgtaaAATTTGGTTTAATGTTTCATGGATGTGAAGGAGACTGGAATGATTAGATAGAACTTGTTTAGTCGAGGGTCTTTTGGTCTGAGACCTCAATTGTGGGATTAGACTGAGTttctgttattgttgttgttgattgtgcatacaAATGTTTTGGGTGTTTTGAAGGCTGTAAAGTGTATGTGATGGGTCAAGATAGTTTTTTCATGGCCTCAACCTTTTCACCTCATTTATTACTGCATTGTGGTTTATGCAGGTGAAGAGTCTTGAAGATGGATTTTTGGGTTCGTGGCATTTAGGTACTGTGATTAGTTGTAGTGATTTGATTCGTGAGGTtcaatatgattttatatggtcAGACCAGGGCTCTGACAAATTGGTTGAAGTGGTAAACGTATCTCCAATAATTGAAGGGTTATTACCTGTTGATGAACGGCCAGCTCATCAATGTGGTATAATCAGACCATCACCGCCCCCTTGTGAACATGACAGCTGGCCTTATGGTCAGTGTGTCGATTGCTTCTACCAAGATGCATGGTGGGAGGGTGTATTATTTGACCGTGAGGAAGGTCATGAGGAGAGAAAGGTATTCTTCCCAGAATTGGGTGATGAAATGAAGGCAAAGCTAGGCGACTTGCGCATATCTCAAGACTGGGATGAGATGACGGAGGAATGGGAAATCCGTGGATCATGGTCATTTCTTCAAGTGGTTGAAGAAATTGAGAAACTAAACCCACTCTTAGTTTCGGTTAAACAAATTTGGTATGAAGTGCAACTGAAGGATGATTTTGATGAACATATCAAGCAGTGGACATCTTCTTCGAAAGATATTTGGAGGAAACTGGTGAAGGAAGTTGTGCATGACAGTACCAAGTTAACTGTCAAGCATTTTCTTTCTGAACTGAACTCCTTACAGATCATCGGAGAGGGATGTCAGTTGCTTGAATTTTCAGAATCTGCTTTTATAGCTGAACTGAACCCTGAAGTGTACTTTGCACCCTTTACTGAAGCTGCTTATACATTAGATAGTGCGGCCACACTGCCTATGGATCAGGATCTTTCCAATCTTCAACCTGTAGAAAAGCTACTTGTTTCGGAAGAGTCTGCACCTGCCGCAGAGGATGTTCAAATGACTGGTAATGATAATTGTAGTTCATTTCCTCCTTGCTAAAAAGAAGATTTGTCTGTATCACTacatgatttctatgttttaCTTCTGCCAATTGATGACATTGCAGGTATTTTGTCCAGTACCGAGAGTGAACTACCGACTTTGGCGAAAGCTAAGCGTGGTAGGGGGAGACCTCGAAAAGTCAAGAAGATATTCAAGGGGCGGACCCGGGTTACGGAACCTGACTCTTGTCGAGAGGCGAactcaacaaaaacaattaaggAGAAGATATTCGACGATGTTTCCCCTCTTCAGCAGCCTGTGGATCAGGATGTTCCTAATCTTCAACAGCCTTTGGATCAGGATATTTCTGATCTTCAGCCATTAGAGAAGCAACTTGTTCCGGAGGAGTCTGCACCTGCCACAGAGGATGATCTATTGAGTGGTATTGATATTTATAGTTCATTTCCTCCAAGAATATTCCTCTGTATCACCACATAATGTCTATGTTTTACTTCTGCCTATTGACGACTTTGCAGGTACTTTATCAAACACCAAGAGTCAGCCACTGACTATTGCGAATTCTAAGGCTTGCAGAGGGAGATCTCGTAcaaagaagaagatatatgACAGGCAGACTGTGGTTGGTGAACCTGCCTCTTGTCGAGAGGCAAACTTGACAAAAACAATTAAGGAGAAGATATTCGAGGATGTTTCCCCTCTTCAGCAGCCTGTGGATCAGGATGTTCCTAATCTTCAACAGCCTTTGGATCAGGATATTTCAGATCTTCAGCCATTAGAGAAGCAACTTGTTTCGGAGAAGTCTGCACCTGCCGCAGAGGATGTTCAAATGACTGGTAATGATAATTGTAGTTCATTTCCTCCTTGCTAAAAATAAGATTTGTCTGTATCACTacatgatttctatgttttaCTTCTGCCAATTGATGACATTTCAGGTATTTTGTCCAGTACCGAGAGTGAACTACCGACTTTGGCGAAAGCTAAGCGTGGTAGGGGGAGACCTCGAAAAGTCAAGAAGATATTCAAGGGGCGGACCCGGGTTGGTGAACCTGACTCTTGTCAAGAGGCGAactcaacaaaaacaattaaggAGAAGATATTCGAGGATGTTTCCCCTCTTCAGCAGCCTGTGGATCAGGATGTTCCTAATCTTCAACAGCCTTTGGATCAGGATATTTCAGATCTTCAGCCATTAGAGAAGCAACTTGTTTCGGAGGAGTCTGCACCTGCCGCAGAGGATGATCTATTCAGTGGTATTGATATTTATAGTTCATTTCCTCCTAGAATATTCCTCTGTATCACCACATAATGTCTATGTTTTACTTCTGCCCTATTGACGACTTTGCAGGTATTTTATCAAACACCAAGAGTCGGCCACTGACTATTGCGAATTCTAAGGCTTGCAGAGGGAGATCTCGTACAAAGAGGAAGATATATGACAGGCAGACTGTGGTTGGTGAACCTGCCTCTTGTCGAGAGGCAAACTTGACAAAAACAATTAAGAAGAAGATATTCGAGGATGTTTCCCCTCTTCAGCAGCCTATGGATCAGGATGTTCCTAATCTTCAACAGCCTTTGGATCAGGATATTTCAGATCTTCATCCATTAGAGAAGCAACTTGTTTCGGAGGAGTCTGCACCTGCCGCAGAGGATGTTCAAATGACTGGTAATGATAATTGTAGTTCATTTCTTCCTTGCTAAAAATAAGATTTGTCTGTATCACTacatgatttctatgttttaCTTCTGCCAATTGATGACATTTCAGGTATTTTGTCCAGTACCGAGAGTGAACTACCGACTTTGGCGAAAGCTAAGCGTGGTAGGGGGAGACCTCGAAAAGTCAAGAAGATAATCAAGGGGCGGACCCGGGTTGGTGAACCTGACTCTTGTCGAGAGGCGAactcaacaaaaacaattaaggAGAAGATATTTGAGGATGTTTCCCCTCTTCAGCAGCCTGTGGATCAGGATGTACCTAATCTTCAACAGCCTTTGGATCAGGATATTTCAGATCTTCAGCCATTAGAGAAGCAACTTGTTCCGGAGGAGTCTGCACCTGCCGCAGAGGATGATCTATTGAGTGGTATTGATATTTATAGTTCATTTCCTCCTAGAATATTCCTCTGTATCACCACATAATGTCTATGTTTTACTTCTGCCTATTGACGACTTTGCAGGTATTTTATCAAACACCAAGAGTCGGCCACTGACTATTGCGAATTCTAAGGCTTGCAGAGGGAGACCTCGTACAAAGAGGAATATATATGACGAGCAGACTGTGGTTGGTGAACCTGCCTCTTGCCCAGACACAACCTCAACAGAAACATTTAACAAGCTGCCTAGTGATGAGACTGCAGGTATTTTGTCTAGTACCACACAGACTTTGGAGAATTCTAAGCCTCGCAGAGGGAGACCTCCTAAAAGGATGAAGACATTGGGTAAACCTGACTCTTGCCCAGAAGCAACCCTGATAAAAGAATTAAAGAAGCCGACTAGTCATCAGATTGCTGGTATTTTGTCCAATGGCAAGTGTGTGAATTCTAAGAGTCGCAGGGGAAGACTTGCTATAAAGAAGAAATTTGTTAGGCAGTTACTGTATGGTGAACCTGACCCTCACCttaaagtaataactaagtgtATGCCATCTATGTCCTCCATAAAAGAATTTAAGGCTCATCTGTTATGGACGGGCTGGAAATTTGAAGTCAACAAGGAGGGTGGTGAGACTAAGAATAGTTATGTTGCTCCAAATGGAACGGTATGTGCATCAATTAACGAAATTTGCCAGGTGTTGGAAGCGTCAAAAATATGTGAGGTGGTTCCCCCAGTTGAACAAAGTAGTTCACATGGTGACACTGATAACTCCACCCAGTCTCCTTGCATGGAAAGACCAAAACGCAGAGAGGTGCCTGAGTTGCACAAAGAAACACTTGCTGCGACTACAGAAATAAGTATTCAGCCTGCAAGAACAAGCATTCAGAGAGGTGACACTGATAACTCCACCCAGTCTCCTTGCATGGAAAGACCAACATGCAGAGAGGTGCCTGAGTTGCACAAAGAAACACCTGCTGAGACTGAAGAAAGAAGTATTCAGCCTGCGAGAACAGGCACTCAGAGAGGTGACACTGATAACTCCACCCAGTCTCCTTGCATGGAAAGACCAACAAGCAGAGAGGTGCCTGAGTTGCATAAAGAAACAATTTCTGAGACTGAAGAAAGAGGAATTCAGCTTGAAAAAGAGCTTGAAGAAGCAGAGATTCCGCAGCAAGAAACAGGAAATCATAACGAAGAAATAAATACGGAGCCTGAAGAACCAATGATTGAGCCTGAAATCTGCCGCCAAGCTGTAATTGACTATTGTTTACCGAAATCTCACACTTCTGCCTATCAGAAGTCCTATAGAAATGGGGTGAAGATACGGGATACAGCCCTAAAGGCTAAGACATACCTAGTTGCAAATGGATGGAAATTAATTCCTCTTGGGAACAATGACCAGAGAATTCGTTACCTTCCTCCAGAAGGAGAAAAGCCTTTTCTGTCTTTTCGGGGAGCTTGCAATTGGTGTGTGCAAAAGTGGAAAGCTGAAAGCCACTTACCTTCTTCCCAGTCAGCAGTGGTGGATAAACCTCTGATCTCCATTTTAAGAGAATCAAGGAAGAAGAGAAAGCATGCAGATGTAAAATCCAGGTCTTCTCTCAAAAAAGGAGATGGTGATATGCGATCAAGCAAAAGAGCTCGAAAGGTTGCTCCTTCCTCCTCAAATCAAATACCTCGGACAGTTTTATCTTGGTTGATAGACAAAAATGTGGTCCTGCCACGTGCTAAGGTAAAATATTGCGAATTGAAGAATGGTAATCCGATGGCACAAGGGCGGATAACTCGTGAAGGGATCAAATGCAACTGCTGCCAAAAAATATTTGGTCTTCGTAACTTTGAAGCTCATGCTGGGAGCATCTGTAATAGACCTTCAGCAAATATATATTTGGAGGATGGAAGGTCTCTTCTCGAGTGTCAAATGCAGATGAAACGCAAACATAGTATAGAAAACAAAGAGAGTAGCCATTTTACCGAAAATGACTATATATGTTCTGTGTGTCATTATGGTGGTGACTTAATACTCTGTGATGGATGCCCTTCTTCATTTCATCCTGATTGCCTTGGGATTAAGGTATCTCTTCCATACTGtttattgtatttctttttcttaatcttcaatCAAAAAGCTAATTGCTTTATTTTGCAATTGTTTAAACAGGAGGTTCCAAATGGTGACTGGTTTTGCCCATCATGCTGTTGTAAAGTGTGTGGTGAGAGCAGATTCGATAAAGACAGAAAACAATTTACAGATAACACCCTTCTCATTTGTTGTCAGTGTAACCATAAATGTGAGTAACTATTTGATCTTTCTTATATGTTCCAACAATATTTTGTAATCTTTCCAGTATAATCCCGTGACGTGTTTGAGCTCTTCTATACCAATTAATACTTGATTCCATGCAGATCATGCTCGGTGTGTGAGAAACAACGGTCTTGAAAAACTGGATGATTTTCCTGTAGGAAATTGGTTGTGCAACAAAAGTTGTAAGCTGGTAATTGAAGTGTGCTTTCCTTACAGGGCATTTTTAAGTCGTTGAGAAGTTTATAGAATGCACTTTTAGGAAAACGTGCAATGATATGAATGCTATATTTGATTGTGAAGCATAGTGATTACATGCTTAACTAGTGCCATTTACATTTTCAGTGGATTTTCAACTATGAGACATTTTATCAGagactttttttttccagatatGTTTGGGTATGCGTCAGCTCCTGAAGAAATCGGTTATAGTGGGTAATGATGACCTCACCTGGAGACTGTTGAAATATACAGAACCTGATGACGAGTCCAGTGTGGAGATCTATAGCCGACTTTGTGTCGCTTTGAATGTGATGCACGACAGCTTTGAACCAGTCAAAGAACGTCTCACAGGGAGAGACATTGCAGAAGATGTCATATTTAGTAGATGGTAAGATTCATAGTTTCAAGAGAAGTCAGTCTAGTATTCTGATGTTATCTATTCAGCACTATATTAGTGCTccacttttaattttaatcatttactTATCACACATTTGGGTTCAGCTTCATAATTGACTTTATCAAAAAATGGAAGGGCACTAACTATTTCAACTAAACACCAACAAAATCTGAAATTGCAGGTCCGAGCTGAACCGGTTAAATTTCCAAGGCTTCTACACCGTACTATTGGAAAGAAATGACGAACTCATTTCAGTAGGGACTGTAAGGTACTCCCGGGTTTTATATTCTCAGGACGAACTGCCACTAGTTCTGTTTTCCTTGTTAACTTCTCCATGATCCTAAAAGTGATAAACAAATTTTTTACACTAATTATGTACTTTTACTGTCATTTCAAAGGGTTTATGGAGAAAAAGTGGCAGAGATCCCACTTGTTGCAACACAATTTAAGCACCGCCGACTTGGAATGTGTCGCATTTTATTTAATGAGCTTGAAAAGGTATGCATTTTATTTGTTtggaaataaatatttgttatcTCATGATtaaaagaatctcaaaggttTCACGTTCAACTTAGTGACtagtttcttcttttgtttcatttcTGTCCAGACACTCGCGGGATTGGGAGTTCAGAGGCTTGTATTGCCAGCTGTCCCTGGTGTCCTCAACACATGGACCAAAAAATTTGGTTTCTCAGTGGTGGGACAATCAGAGAGGGCGAATTTCTTCGACTACACCTTCCTAGATTTCCAGGGCACTATAATGTGCCAGAAAATCCTTGAAAGGACCCCCGCTGAAGACAATGTTGTTGTTTCCGAGGTGTTTCAAGCGACACAAGTTGAGGGTTGCGCAACTGTGGACCAAGGTTCAGTCCTATACATACTCATGTCATTCCATAGAAATAAATTTCTTAGTTATTGGATCCTTGTCATAATTAACCatcatttgttatttttaacaGGTTAACCAACAAGCTTGATCAACCTTAGCAGCCTACCTTGCCAGTGATGATCGCAATGATAGTGGCCTGGTAAAATGCTACAAGCTGAGTTGGACCTACCTTGCCGTATATAAAGCAAGTTTTTTTCAGAAGAGGTGATACTCAACAGTGAGCTGGTGAAAAGGTTGAACCAGCAGAGGAGCTGTGTGTACCTATCTCTTAAAGGATAGTTATTTAAGAAACTTGGATATTTGTACTCAGGTTTAATATTTAGTTTCCCTCCGAGGGAATTTATTGAGACTGTGATATATGTAAATTAGTTCAAATTGGCTTCAGCAGCTTTTGTATTGTTCCTGATAGTATCATACATAGAGCCAGATTTTCATTTGCTTTCATTTATGTTGTTTCGCCTAGAACAGAGTTTATCTCTTGACTGCTAATACTATAACTGCAAAACTTTTGCTGAGATGCAAGTTGTAACCAAGGTTACGTACAATAGACCGTTGTGGTAGTGTCCCTCCCCCCGCCCCTAGACCGTTGTGGTANNNNNNNNNNNNNNNNNNNNNNNNNNNNNNNNNNNNNNNNNNNNNNNNNNNNNNNNNNNNNNNNNNNNNNNNNNNNNNNNNNNNNNNNNNNNNNNNNNNNNNNNNNNNNNNNNNNNNNNNNNNNNNNNNNNNNNNNNNNNNNNNNNNNNNNNNNNNNNNNNNNNNNNNNNNNNNNNNNNNNNNNNNNNNNNNNNNNNNNNNNNNNNNNNNNNNNNNNNNNNNNNNNNNNNNNNNNNNNNNNNNNNNNNNNNNNNNNNNNNNNNNNNNNNNNNNNNNNNNNNNNNNNNNNNNNNNNNNNNNNNNNNNNNNNNNNNNNNNNNNNNNNNNNNNNNNNNNNNNNNNNNNNNNNNNNNNNNNNNNNNNNNNNNNNNNNNNNNNNNNNNNNNNNNNNNNNNNNNNNNNNNNNNNNNNNNNNNNNNNNNNNNNNNNNNNNNNNNNNNNNNNNNNNNNNNNNNNNNNNNNNNNNNNNNNNNNNNNNNNNNNNNNNNNNNNNNNNNNNNNNNNNNNNNNNNNNNNNNNNNNNNNNNNNNNNNNNNNNNNNNNNNNNNNNNNNNNNNNNNNNNNNNNNNNNNNNNNNNNNNNNNNNNNNNNNNNNNNNNNNNNNNNNCCCCGCCCCGTGCATAAGTCAAGCTTAGTGCAGTGTGCTGTCTTTTTTAATCTAGAATATAATTTCTACTGTTCTAGTATTGAAAGTTAATTGTATTGGTTCACTAACCTTCGCCAATTACATTGGCAGACCAGGAGAAGCAATTTGCTGGGATCCGTTCTTCTTCATTCTGAATCCTGCAAGCAATTTGCAGGGGAGAGTTCAGTATCTATCTATCAATTCGATCAAATAAACTGCGCCATTTACagatattgaaatgaatacctTCCCCGCTCTCCTCCGTTCTTCCTCAATTTAGATCCTGAATCTAAATTCTCCTTGATGCTTAGTAGCAAGCAAATTGCAGAGAACAGTTTCATATCTATCAATTCCATCAATTACTCTGAGAAATTCTCATCGTTTAAAGACATTGAAACCAACACCGTCCCATTCTCCCTCCGTTCTTCTTCATTCTAGATTCTCCTCTCCGTTCTTCCGTATAGTAGCAAGCAATTTACCAGTGAGAGTTTCGAATCTATCAAGTCGATCAAATAGACTAAGCAATCATCACCGTATATGGATATTGAAATAAACCTCTTCCCATTCTTCCTCATCTAATAGCAATTTGCTTGGCTTACACTCCCCTTCGTTTCAACTTCAAACAtccaaattttcaagtttcaacttcaTAATCTGCGACAAAAAAGTGAGAGATCTGCCTAACCCGTGACACTCTGCTCCATGGCTTCTGTGTTATTCAGAGCAACATTATCCTCTTTCTGGTTTAGCCTTTAACAAGACAATAACAGGAAACCCAAACGTCTCTGTCAAGTAGGGTAAACACCTATGAAGCTttctattaagtttttttttttttaactttgaagAAAAAGTTACTGTATTTCCATCTTGTTTTACGTAAAATATACACTACTACTATAacgaaataaatatttttttctggAAAACGTgcaaaatcaaaatttccaGCTAATATGATGAATCCTCCAAaaaaatgtctcttttttttgtacattttaaaatcaaaatagcttgaaaattgaagttttttCTAGTTAAAATATTCAGATTCGGAGATTATCAACTTCAGTACTTAACAGTTAATATTAAAGATAGATTAATATGGGTTTTCTGTTAGTTTCTTCACTCGATATCTTcagatatattatttttttattctatcaTAATATGATCGGAAATctctaatgaaaaaaaaaaataatctcaaattatttcattacaACTTGATAAAACTATGTCTTGATTTAAATACTAAGATAATTTATGTTACTTCTTTTACTCAAAAATTTAACTTGAAAGATTCGATACGGAGacatacaatattaaaataggtatgatgttttgtttgttaaagaagTAAAGCAAAGAACATTTAACCATTCACagatttcctttttttgttttttaaagtattttctttcctcttttctttattggaacatgaaatttgatttattgtaGCAAGAAACGTAAATTCCTTTACTTATAATGAAGTTTGAAATATATGTATCAGACAAGATATGACCTCCCTCACATTAGCCCTTCCCCACCTTTACTTTCTTTCATATATTTAAGGTTAGGTTTcgtgaaaaaaaaagttaattattttcatatataataagtttataatGACGAACAAGAGTTGGGTAAGCACCCGCACTTCCAATTGCTAATTCGAATCACCAAGAGTGCAAAAGGATGAAAACTCCAAGAGATGgataaaaaaagtttataaaaatattattgcaatataatttaaacaaatatttaaaaaataaaaatgatcgGCATTACGTATTGAGGATGAAGAGGAGGGGAGGAGCGATAGCGCGAAGAGGTGGTGATGGTGTGGGATTTGAAGTCCGAGTAGGATGTCACTTATTAAATCTATTTTTATcgaaaataatctaaaaaacatatttcatataaaaatatcttttattgttcataattaatgatttttttcttcgaaaGGTCCATACATCTTCTCCTAGAGACAGTTATAATGTGGTCCacatttgcaaaaaaaaattcttctatgtctcaataaaaaattattactctTCTGTCTCCATTCAAGTATACGTAGTTTGAATTAGCATATAAAAAGTTATAatctataataaatatattaaatatttagatgaattaacttattaagaatataacatatttttaattataaaaatgatattcatttttaaaatgaaactaaaaaactATAACACATAAATTAAAGATAAACATAAGTACATTTTTTGAGAAGTTAGATCTCTCGAGGCTACTAAATGACAGATTTGTTCCAAATCCTAAACTTCTTTTATTGGTTAATTTCTTCGTTAAATTAAGCATCAAAAGATGTGAAACCACTTTCCCGCCAAAACCTATATAACCATCTTCGACTCAAAATTTGTATACAATAAAcatatctatatataaataaaaaattgtatatagtatcataaataattgaatctacATACATAAGATTGAAAGAGTTTATTCTGTCTTGCTTTATGATTTAATCCTCATGTTATGATGAGCTAAACTCCCAAAATTTTgcggaaaaaaaaaatactcatcAACCATTAAAGACGATGAATTTTTTATAAGACCCTTGTACATGCCGTCTTCTCTCCCCATCTTATACCTAAATTGAATTTAACTTCTAATTCTAATGATAATCAGTAAAACCTGTTGTATGAGGCTTTTTAACTTTCTAACgcattaacttaaaattttgaatttaattatcaCCGACTCAACATACCTTAGGTAAATTTAAATAGAtaatatttaaatcttaaatccATCTCTCCGTGCTCCACCGGAACCAAGTCAGCCATCTTCACATGCAGCCTGCAACAAAATATCTCCATTTCTCCATCACCCATAGGCCCATGCCTCAGTTCTTTCAAAATAGTACATTCACAAAGCGACCTTCTTTTTCCCCCTCTCTTTCTCACCCCTTTCTAAACTCtgtttctttcttctctttctatatctttttcactttattaatacacttttttttctcttccttaACCCTTTTTAATTTCTCCCAAATGGagcttctctcttcattattatcttcttcttcaactacatTATGTCTTCTTCTTTTGTTACAGTTTTATGTAGCTTTATCTGTTATATTATTGAGGAATCaccataataataacaataattacaATAACCCAAATCACAGAAACCCAATTCTTCAAGGAAATCAAACTTCATGTTCTCTGTTTATAGGTAGTTGGGTTTACGATGAAACTTACCCATTTTACCAATCAGCTTCTTGCCCCGCCGTCGATCCACAGTTCAACTGTCAACTCTACGGCCGACCCGATACGGAATACCTTAAGTATCGATGGAAACCGGCGAACTGTGAGCTACCCAGGTACTTGAAACTTGATTTTACATCTTCTTCTATGGAGTTTcgatttttgattattttttcgtTTTTTCGCTTAATAGGTTTAATGGGCTTGAGTTTCTGTTGAAAATGAAAGGGAAAACAGTGATGTTTGTGGGTGATTCATTAGGCCGGGATCAGTGGGAGTCGTTGATTTGTATGATTTCAGCTGATGTACCTAAAGCTCAAACACAGATGTCGAGGCTTTACCCTATTTCAACTTTCAAATTCCTGGTATACGCCTCGCTATtgctttcttttttgtttatgtCGAATTTCACTTGTATTTTCAACAATGGTAATCGATTTTATGTGCTGCATTCTGAGGATTTAAGACCTATAATACAAGCAAGCTCACATGTTGGGCCGGAGCTAGATTTTAGGGAACGGGTTTTGATTCAAACTCTAATAGCTGAGCTTGCTAGAGTGTAAGCTTCAATTCCTGGCTCCGCCTCTGTTCACACCACGAAATTTCACAGTgtagtcattttttttatgtgatttgGTGCTAAAATTAAAGATGGTGTGATTGTTGCAGGATTATGGAGTTGCTATTTCATATTACAAAGCACCATATCTAGTGGACATAGACACTGTACAAGGCAAAAGAGTGCTAAAATTGGATGATATTAGAGGAAATGCTAATGCTTGGCATGGTGTAGATGTATTATCTTTTAATACTGGTCATTGGTGGACTCACAAAGGCCCTCTTCAAGGGTATATTTTCCTTTCCCAACTTTATTCATCAtgtagattttttatttattttaattcacttTGGACTTTGATTTTTGTGAACTATTTAACATTGTAAAAACACTTCTACACATTGATATAATCAAAGAGTTCACTCTTAGGTCATGTTAGAAGCAAT
Proteins encoded in this window:
- the LOC107023319 gene encoding LOW QUALITY PROTEIN: uncharacterized protein LOC107023319 (The sequence of the model RefSeq protein was modified relative to this genomic sequence to represent the inferred CDS: inserted 2 bases in 1 codon), with translation MAAEPGRVPRKRKLKVDRGAHRKLGVDQKVEVKSLEDGFLGSWHLGTVISCSDLIREVQYDFIWSDQGSDKLVEVVNVSPIIEGLLPVDERPAHQCGIIRPSPPPCEHDSWPYGQCVDCFYQDAWWEGVLFDREEGHEERKVFFPELGDEMKAKLGDLRISQDWDEMTEEWEIRGSWSFLQVVEEIEKLNPLLVSVKQIWYEVQLKDDFDEHIKQWTSSSKDIWRKLVKEVVHDSTKLTVKHFLSELNSLQIIGEGCQLLEFSESAFIAELNPEVYFAPFTEAAYTLDSAATLPMDQDLSNLQPVEKLLVSEESAPAAEDVQMTGILSSTESELPTLAKAKRGRGRPRKVKKIFKGRTRVTEPDSCREANSTKTIKEKIFDDVSPLQQPVDQDVPNLQQPLDQDISDLQPLEKQLVPEESAPATEDDLLSGIDIYSSFPPRIFLCITXHNVYVLLLPIDDFAGTLSNTKSQPLTIANSKACRGRSRTKKKIYDRQTVVGEPASCREANLTKTIKEKIFEDVSPLQQPVDQDVPNLQQPLDQDISDLQPLEKQLVSEKSAPAAEDVQMTGILSSTESELPTLAKAKRGRGRPRKVKKIFKGRTRVGEPDSCQEANSTKTIKEKIFEDVSPLQQPVDQDVPNLQQPLDQDISDLQPLEKQLVSEESAPAAEDDLFSGILSNTKSRPLTIANSKACRGRPRTKRNIYDEQTVVGEPASCPDTTSTETFNKLPSDETAGILSSTTQTLENSKPRRGRPPKRMKTLGKPDSCPEATLIKELKKPTSHQIAGILSNGKCVNSKSRRGRLAIKKKFVRQLLYGEPDPHLKVITKCMPSMSSIKEFKAHLLWTGWKFEVNKEGGETKNSYVAPNGTVCASINEICQVLEASKICEVVPPVEQSSSHGDTDNSTQSPCMERPTCREVPELHKETPAETEERSIQPARTGTQRGDTDNSTQSPCMERPTSREVPELHKETISETEERGIQLEKELEEAEIPQQETGNHNEEINTEPEEPMIEPEICRQAVIDYCLPKSHTSAYQKSYRNGVKIRDTALKAKTYLVANGWKLIPLGNNDQRIRYLPPEGEKPFLSFRGACNWCVQKWKAESHLPSSQSAVVDKPLISILRESRKKRKHADVKSRSSLKKGDGDMRSSKRARKVAPSSSNQIPRTVLSWLIDKNVVLPRAKVKYCELKNGNPMAQGRITREGIKCNCCQKIFGLRNFEAHAGSICNRPSANIYLEDGRSLLECQMQMKRKHSIENKESSHFTENDYICSVCHYGGDLILCDGCPSSFHPDCLGIKVSLPYCLLYFFFLIFNQKANCFILQLFKQEVPNGDWFCPSCCCKVCGESRFDKDRKQFTDNTLLICCQCNHKYHARCVRNNGLEKLDDFPVGNWLCNKSCKLICLGMRQLLKKSVIVGNDDLTWRLLKYTEPDDESSVEIYSRLCVALNVMHDSFEPVKERLTGRDIAEDVIFSRWSELNRLNFQGFYTVLLERNDELISVGTVRVYGEKVAEIPLVATQFKHRRLGMCRILFNELEKTLAGLGVQRLVLPAVPGVLNTWTKKFGFSVVGQSERANFFDYTFLDFQGTIMCQKILERTPAEDNVVVSEVFQATQVEGCATVDQGSVLYILMSFHRNKFLSYWILVIINHHLLFLTG
- the LOC107021255 gene encoding protein PMR5: MELLSSLLSSSSTTLCLLLLLQFYVALSVILLRNHHNNNNNYNNPNHRNPILQGNQTSCSLFIGSWVYDETYPFYQSASCPAVDPQFNCQLYGRPDTEYLKYRWKPANCELPRFNGLEFLLKMKGKTVMFVGDSLGRDQWESLICMISADVPKAQTQMSRLYPISTFKFLDYGVAISYYKAPYLVDIDTVQGKRVLKLDDIRGNANAWHGVDVLSFNTGHWWTHKGPLQGWDNVEAGGTMYEDMDPLIAMEKGLRTWARWVDTNIDRSRTRLFFQGISPTHYNPSEWNAGASTGSCYGETIPVTTTPMTSTYPGPDLDQSNVIQKVIREMDNPPFLLDITLLSTMRKDAHPSIYSGDLNSQQRINPNKPDCSHWCLPGLPDTWNQLFYTVLFY